From one Rattus norvegicus strain BN/NHsdMcwi chromosome 7, GRCr8, whole genome shotgun sequence genomic stretch:
- the Eef1d gene encoding elongation factor 1-delta isoform X16 — protein MATNFLMHEKIWFDKFKYDDAERRFYEQMNGPVTAGSRQLKVMLPNSPETLGQATPRTSSGPGASSGPGGDHSDLIVRIASLEVENQNLRGVVQDLQQAISKLEVRLSTLEKSSPTHRATAPQTQHVSPMRQVEPPAKKGATPAEDDEDNDIDLFGSDEEEEDKEAARLREERLRQYAEKKAKKPTLVAKSSILLDVKPWDDETDMAQLETCVRSIQLDGLVWGASKLVPVGYGIRKLQIQCVVEDDKVGTDLLEEEITKFEEHVQSVDIAAFNKI, from the exons ATGGCTACAAACTTTCTCATGCACGAGAAAATCTGGTTTGACAAGTTTAAATATGACGATGCAGAAAGGAGATTCTACGAGCAGATGAATGGGCCTGTGACCGCTGGCTCTCGGCAG CTCAAGGTGATGCTGCCCAACTCCCCTGAGACCCTGGGCCAGGCCACCCCTAGGACT AGTTCAGGCCCTGGAGCCTCCAGTGGACCTGGTGGAGACCACAGTGACCTCATTGTGCGGATTGCCAGTCTGGAAGTAGAGAACCAGAACCTTCGAGGCG TGGTGCAAGATTTGCAGCAGGCCATTTCCAAGTTGGAGGTCCGGCTGAGCACTCTGGAGAAGAGTTCACCTACTCACCGAGCTACAGCCCCACAGACCCAA CATGTCTCTCCTATGCGTCAAGTGGAGCCCCCAGCCAAGAAAGGAGCCACACCAGCAGAGGACGACGAGGACAATGACATTGACCTGTTCGGCagtgatgaggaagaggaagataagGAGGCTGCCCGACTACGGGAAGAGAGGCTACGCCAGTACGCAGAGAAGAAGGCCAAGAAGCCCACACTGGTGGCCAAATCCTCCATCCTCTTGGATGTTAAACCT TGGGATGATGAGACAGACATGGCCCAGCTAGAGACTTGTGTGCGTTCCATCCAATTGGACGGACTGGTTTGGGGGGCCTCCAAGCTCGTGCCTGTCGGCTATGGTATCCGGAAGCTGCAGATCCAGTGTGTGGTAGAGGATGACAAAGTGGGCACCGACTTGCTCGAAGAGGAGATCACCAAGTTTGAGGAGCAT GTGCAGAGTGTCGACATTGCAGCCTTCAACAAGATCTGA
- the Eef1d gene encoding elongation factor 1-delta isoform X12, whose amino-acid sequence MRSGKASCALETVWEDKHKYEEAERRFHEHEATQAAAASVQQLLAEVPAVNGPSSQEDAEDTDEAETPNTSSRSDPRKSHECKKPLQKKRKRSPKSWLGQADLALVGLSADHVWLDKPLFDQAESSYRQRLADVAAQAAQSPALAPRGPCTHGSHVACHHVTWGIWVNKSCFDQAERAFVEWSQALLLAAEGSHREGTPDTGQQAVTPDLALACQPCPPANGQPPLGSLQALVREVWLEKPRYDAAERGFYEALFDGHPPGKVRLQERASQAEGTRRGRRDRRSRNTVGNKRAGSKRADGEAPSALPYWYFLHKDAEAPWLSKPTYDSAECRHHAAEALRIAWRLEAASLAHRPTPRSGPSMSSLRPNRKMATNFLMHEKIWFDKFKYDDAERRFYEQMNGPVTAGSRQSSGPGASSGPGGDHSDLIVRIASLEVENQNLRGVVQDLQQAISKLEVRLSTLEKSSPTHRATAPQTQHVSPMRQVEPPAKKGATPAEDDEDNDIDLFGSDEEEEDKEAARLREERLRQYAEKKAKKPTLVAKSSILLDVKPWDDETDMAQLETCVRSIQLDGLVWGASKLVPVGYGIRKLQIQCVVEDDKVGTDLLEEEITKFEEHVQSVDIAAFNKI is encoded by the exons ATGAGGAGTGGGAAGGCCTCTTGTGCGCTGGAGACCGTCTGGGAGGACAAGCACAAGTATGAGGAAGCCGAGCGGCGCTTCCACGAGCATGAGGCCACACAAGCCGCCGCCGCCTCTGTCCAGCAGCTCCTGGCCGAAGTGCCAGCTGTGAACGGGCCCAGCAGCCAGGAGGACGCGGAGGACACCGACGAGGCAGAAACCCCCAACACCAGCAGCAGGAGTGATCCTAGGAAGAGCCACGAGTGCAAGAAGCCGTTACAGAAAAAGAGGAAGCGCTCCCCGAAGAGTTGGCTTGGCCAGGCGGACCTGGCCCTTGTGGGCCTCTCAGCTGACCACGTATGGTTGGACAAGCCACTCTTTGACCAGGCAGAAAGCTCCTACCGCCAGAGGCTGGCAGATGTAGCTGCCCAGGCAGCCCAGTCGCCTGCCCTGGCCCCTCGAGGGCCCTGTACACATGGAAGCCATGTGGCGTGCCACCATGTGACCTGGGGGATCTGGGTCAACAAGTCTTGCTTTGATCAAGCTGAGCGGGCTTTTGTGGAGTGGTCTCAGGCCTTGCTGCTGGCTGCAGAGGGGAGCCATAGGGAGGGGACTCCTGACACAGGCCAGCAGGCTGTCACTCCTGACCTGGCCTTGGCCTGCCAGCCTTGTCCACCAGCCAATGGCCAGCCTCCTCTGGGCAGCCTGCAGGCACTGGTGAGGGAGGTATGGCTGGAAAAGCCCCGTTATGATGCAGCTGAAAGGGGCTTCTATGAGGCCCTATTTGATGGCCACCCCCCAGGGAAAGTGCGCCTGCAGGAGCGAGCCAGTCAGGCGGAGGGTACTCGGAGGGGCCGCAGAGACCGTCGGAGCCGCAATACTGTAGGAAACAAGCGAGCTGGGTCAAAACGGGCCGATGGGGAGGCTCCTTCTGCCTTGCCCTACTGGTACTTCCTGCACAAGGACGCAGAGGCCCCCTGGCTTAGCAAGCCGACCTACGACAGCGCCGAGTGTCGCCACCATGCCGCCGAGGCCCTGCGGATTGCCTGGCGCCTAGAAGCTGCCTCACTGGCTCACCGACCCACGCCCCGTTCTGGCCCATCCATGTCCAGCCTGAGACCCAA CAGAAAAATGGCTACAAACTTTCTCATGCACGAGAAAATCTGGTTTGACAAGTTTAAATATGACGATGCAGAAAGGAGATTCTACGAGCAGATGAATGGGCCTGTGACCGCTGGCTCTCGGCAG AGTTCAGGCCCTGGAGCCTCCAGTGGACCTGGTGGAGACCACAGTGACCTCATTGTGCGGATTGCCAGTCTGGAAGTAGAGAACCAGAACCTTCGAGGCG TGGTGCAAGATTTGCAGCAGGCCATTTCCAAGTTGGAGGTCCGGCTGAGCACTCTGGAGAAGAGTTCACCTACTCACCGAGCTACAGCCCCACAGACCCAA CATGTCTCTCCTATGCGTCAAGTGGAGCCCCCAGCCAAGAAAGGAGCCACACCAGCAGAGGACGACGAGGACAATGACATTGACCTGTTCGGCagtgatgaggaagaggaagataagGAGGCTGCCCGACTACGGGAAGAGAGGCTACGCCAGTACGCAGAGAAGAAGGCCAAGAAGCCCACACTGGTGGCCAAATCCTCCATCCTCTTGGATGTTAAACCT TGGGATGATGAGACAGACATGGCCCAGCTAGAGACTTGTGTGCGTTCCATCCAATTGGACGGACTGGTTTGGGGGGCCTCCAAGCTCGTGCCTGTCGGCTATGGTATCCGGAAGCTGCAGATCCAGTGTGTGGTAGAGGATGACAAAGTGGGCACCGACTTGCTCGAAGAGGAGATCACCAAGTTTGAGGAGCAT GTGCAGAGTGTCGACATTGCAGCCTTCAACAAGATCTGA
- the Eef1d gene encoding elongation factor 1-delta isoform X14 has product MATNFLMHEKIWFDKFKYDDAERRFYEQMNGPVTAGSRQENGASVILRDIARARENIQKSLAGLKVMLPNSPETLGQATPRTSSGPGASSGPGGDHSDLIVRIASLEVENQNLRGVVQDLQQAISKLEVRLSTLEKSSPTHRATAPQTQHVSPMRQVEPPAKKGATPAEDDEDNDIDLFGSDEEEEDKEAARLREERLRQYAEKKAKKPTLVAKSSILLDVKPWDDETDMAQLETCVRSIQLDGLVWGASKLVPVGYGIRKLQIQCVVEDDKVGTDLLEEEITKFEEHVQSVDIAAFNKI; this is encoded by the exons ATGGCTACAAACTTTCTCATGCACGAGAAAATCTGGTTTGACAAGTTTAAATATGACGATGCAGAAAGGAGATTCTACGAGCAGATGAATGGGCCTGTGACCGCTGGCTCTCGGCAG GAGAATGGCGCCAGCGTGATCCTCCGAGACATTGCAAGAGCCAGAGAGAACATCCAGAAATCCTTGGCTGGA CTCAAGGTGATGCTGCCCAACTCCCCTGAGACCCTGGGCCAGGCCACCCCTAGGACT AGTTCAGGCCCTGGAGCCTCCAGTGGACCTGGTGGAGACCACAGTGACCTCATTGTGCGGATTGCCAGTCTGGAAGTAGAGAACCAGAACCTTCGAGGCG TGGTGCAAGATTTGCAGCAGGCCATTTCCAAGTTGGAGGTCCGGCTGAGCACTCTGGAGAAGAGTTCACCTACTCACCGAGCTACAGCCCCACAGACCCAA CATGTCTCTCCTATGCGTCAAGTGGAGCCCCCAGCCAAGAAAGGAGCCACACCAGCAGAGGACGACGAGGACAATGACATTGACCTGTTCGGCagtgatgaggaagaggaagataagGAGGCTGCCCGACTACGGGAAGAGAGGCTACGCCAGTACGCAGAGAAGAAGGCCAAGAAGCCCACACTGGTGGCCAAATCCTCCATCCTCTTGGATGTTAAACCT TGGGATGATGAGACAGACATGGCCCAGCTAGAGACTTGTGTGCGTTCCATCCAATTGGACGGACTGGTTTGGGGGGCCTCCAAGCTCGTGCCTGTCGGCTATGGTATCCGGAAGCTGCAGATCCAGTGTGTGGTAGAGGATGACAAAGTGGGCACCGACTTGCTCGAAGAGGAGATCACCAAGTTTGAGGAGCAT GTGCAGAGTGTCGACATTGCAGCCTTCAACAAGATCTGA
- the Eef1d gene encoding elongation factor 1-delta encodes MRSGKASCALETVWEDKHKYEEAERRFHEHEATQAAAASVQQLLAEVPAVNGPSSQEDAEDTDEAETPNTSSRSDPRKSHECKKPLQKKRKRSPKSWLGQADLALVGLSADHVWLDKPLFDQAESSYRQRLADVAAQAAQSPALAPRGPCTHGSHVACHHVTWGIWVNKSCFDQAERAFVEWSQALLLAAEGSHREGTPDTGQQAVTPDLALACQPCPPANGQPPLGSLQALVREVWLEKPRYDAAERGFYEALFDGHPPGKVRLQERASQAEGTRRGRRDRRSRNTVGNKRAGSKRADGEAPSALPYWYFLHKDAEAPWLSKPTYDSAECRHHAAEALRIAWRLEAASLAHRPTPRSGPSMSSLRPKKMATNFLMHEKIWFDKFKYDDAERRFYEQMNGPVTAGSRQENGASVILRDIARARENIQKSLAGSSGPGASSGPGGDHSDLIVRIASLEVENQNLRGVVQDLQQAISKLEVRLSTLEKSSPTHRATAPQTQHVSPMRQVEPPAKKGATPAEDDEDNDIDLFGSDEEEEDKEAARLREERLRQYAEKKAKKPTLVAKSSILLDVKPWDDETDMAQLETCVRSIQLDGLVWGASKLVPVGYGIRKLQIQCVVEDDKVGTDLLEEEITKFEEHVQSVDIAAFNKI; translated from the exons ATGAGGAGTGGGAAGGCCTCTTGTGCGCTGGAGACCGTCTGGGAGGACAAGCACAAGTATGAGGAAGCCGAGCGGCGCTTCCACGAGCATGAGGCCACACAAGCCGCCGCCGCCTCTGTCCAGCAGCTCCTGGCCGAAGTGCCAGCTGTGAACGGGCCCAGCAGCCAGGAGGACGCGGAGGACACCGACGAGGCAGAAACCCCCAACACCAGCAGCAGGAGTGATCCTAGGAAGAGCCACGAGTGCAAGAAGCCGTTACAGAAAAAGAGGAAGCGCTCCCCGAAGAGTTGGCTTGGCCAGGCGGACCTGGCCCTTGTGGGCCTCTCAGCTGACCACGTATGGTTGGACAAGCCACTCTTTGACCAGGCAGAAAGCTCCTACCGCCAGAGGCTGGCAGATGTAGCTGCCCAGGCAGCCCAGTCGCCTGCCCTGGCCCCTCGAGGGCCCTGTACACATGGAAGCCATGTGGCGTGCCACCATGTGACCTGGGGGATCTGGGTCAACAAGTCTTGCTTTGATCAAGCTGAGCGGGCTTTTGTGGAGTGGTCTCAGGCCTTGCTGCTGGCTGCAGAGGGGAGCCATAGGGAGGGGACTCCTGACACAGGCCAGCAGGCTGTCACTCCTGACCTGGCCTTGGCCTGCCAGCCTTGTCCACCAGCCAATGGCCAGCCTCCTCTGGGCAGCCTGCAGGCACTGGTGAGGGAGGTATGGCTGGAAAAGCCCCGTTATGATGCAGCTGAAAGGGGCTTCTATGAGGCCCTATTTGATGGCCACCCCCCAGGGAAAGTGCGCCTGCAGGAGCGAGCCAGTCAGGCGGAGGGTACTCGGAGGGGCCGCAGAGACCGTCGGAGCCGCAATACTGTAGGAAACAAGCGAGCTGGGTCAAAACGGGCCGATGGGGAGGCTCCTTCTGCCTTGCCCTACTGGTACTTCCTGCACAAGGACGCAGAGGCCCCCTGGCTTAGCAAGCCGACCTACGACAGCGCCGAGTGTCGCCACCATGCCGCCGAGGCCCTGCGGATTGCCTGGCGCCTAGAAGCTGCCTCACTGGCTCACCGACCCACGCCCCGTTCTGGCCCATCCATGTCCAGCCTGAGACCCAA AAAAATGGCTACAAACTTTCTCATGCACGAGAAAATCTGGTTTGACAAGTTTAAATATGACGATGCAGAAAGGAGATTCTACGAGCAGATGAATGGGCCTGTGACCGCTGGCTCTCGGCAG GAGAATGGCGCCAGCGTGATCCTCCGAGACATTGCAAGAGCCAGAGAGAACATCCAGAAATCCTTGGCTGGA AGTTCAGGCCCTGGAGCCTCCAGTGGACCTGGTGGAGACCACAGTGACCTCATTGTGCGGATTGCCAGTCTGGAAGTAGAGAACCAGAACCTTCGAGGCG TGGTGCAAGATTTGCAGCAGGCCATTTCCAAGTTGGAGGTCCGGCTGAGCACTCTGGAGAAGAGTTCACCTACTCACCGAGCTACAGCCCCACAGACCCAA CATGTCTCTCCTATGCGTCAAGTGGAGCCCCCAGCCAAGAAAGGAGCCACACCAGCAGAGGACGACGAGGACAATGACATTGACCTGTTCGGCagtgatgaggaagaggaagataagGAGGCTGCCCGACTACGGGAAGAGAGGCTACGCCAGTACGCAGAGAAGAAGGCCAAGAAGCCCACACTGGTGGCCAAATCCTCCATCCTCTTGGATGTTAAACCT TGGGATGATGAGACAGACATGGCCCAGCTAGAGACTTGTGTGCGTTCCATCCAATTGGACGGACTGGTTTGGGGGGCCTCCAAGCTCGTGCCTGTCGGCTATGGTATCCGGAAGCTGCAGATCCAGTGTGTGGTAGAGGATGACAAAGTGGGCACCGACTTGCTCGAAGAGGAGATCACCAAGTTTGAGGAGCAT GTGCAGAGTGTCGACATTGCAGCCTTCAACAAGATCTGA
- the Eef1d gene encoding elongation factor 1-delta isoform X4 gives MRSGKASCALETVWEDKHKYEEAERRFHEHEATQAAAASVQQLLAEVPAVNGPSSQEDAEDTDEAETPNTSSRSDPRKSHECKKPLQKKRKRSPKSWLGQADLALVGLSADHVWLDKPLFDQAESSYRQRLADVAAQAAQSPALAPRGPCTHGSHVACHHVTWGIWVNKSCFDQAERAFVEWSQALLLAAEGSHREGTPDTGQQAVTPDLALACQPCPPANGQPPLGSLQALVREVWLEKPRYDAAERGFYEALFDGHPPGKVRLQERASQAEGTRRGRRDRRSRNTVGNKRAGSKRADGEAPSALPYWYFLHKDAEAPWLSKPTYDSAECRHHAAEALRIAWRLEAASLAHRPTPRSGPSMSSLRPKKMATNFLMHEKIWFDKFKYDDAERRFYEQMNGPVTAGSRQENGASVILRDIARARENIQKSLAGSSGPGASSGPGGDHSDLIVRIASLEVENQNLRGVVQDLQQAISKLEVRLSTLEKSSPTHRATAPQTQHVSPMRQVEPPAKKGATPAEDDEDNDIDLFGSDEEEEDKEAARLREERLRQYAEKKAKKPTLVAKSSILLDVKPWDDETDMAQLETCVRSIQLDGLVWGASKLVPVGYGIRKLQIQCVVEDDKVGTDLLEEEITKFEEHVSGHGHKGREDGGPGTLAPAAPQPPGRMSRQASGSDRSSALCLHPQVQSVDIAAFNKI, from the exons ATGAGGAGTGGGAAGGCCTCTTGTGCGCTGGAGACCGTCTGGGAGGACAAGCACAAGTATGAGGAAGCCGAGCGGCGCTTCCACGAGCATGAGGCCACACAAGCCGCCGCCGCCTCTGTCCAGCAGCTCCTGGCCGAAGTGCCAGCTGTGAACGGGCCCAGCAGCCAGGAGGACGCGGAGGACACCGACGAGGCAGAAACCCCCAACACCAGCAGCAGGAGTGATCCTAGGAAGAGCCACGAGTGCAAGAAGCCGTTACAGAAAAAGAGGAAGCGCTCCCCGAAGAGTTGGCTTGGCCAGGCGGACCTGGCCCTTGTGGGCCTCTCAGCTGACCACGTATGGTTGGACAAGCCACTCTTTGACCAGGCAGAAAGCTCCTACCGCCAGAGGCTGGCAGATGTAGCTGCCCAGGCAGCCCAGTCGCCTGCCCTGGCCCCTCGAGGGCCCTGTACACATGGAAGCCATGTGGCGTGCCACCATGTGACCTGGGGGATCTGGGTCAACAAGTCTTGCTTTGATCAAGCTGAGCGGGCTTTTGTGGAGTGGTCTCAGGCCTTGCTGCTGGCTGCAGAGGGGAGCCATAGGGAGGGGACTCCTGACACAGGCCAGCAGGCTGTCACTCCTGACCTGGCCTTGGCCTGCCAGCCTTGTCCACCAGCCAATGGCCAGCCTCCTCTGGGCAGCCTGCAGGCACTGGTGAGGGAGGTATGGCTGGAAAAGCCCCGTTATGATGCAGCTGAAAGGGGCTTCTATGAGGCCCTATTTGATGGCCACCCCCCAGGGAAAGTGCGCCTGCAGGAGCGAGCCAGTCAGGCGGAGGGTACTCGGAGGGGCCGCAGAGACCGTCGGAGCCGCAATACTGTAGGAAACAAGCGAGCTGGGTCAAAACGGGCCGATGGGGAGGCTCCTTCTGCCTTGCCCTACTGGTACTTCCTGCACAAGGACGCAGAGGCCCCCTGGCTTAGCAAGCCGACCTACGACAGCGCCGAGTGTCGCCACCATGCCGCCGAGGCCCTGCGGATTGCCTGGCGCCTAGAAGCTGCCTCACTGGCTCACCGACCCACGCCCCGTTCTGGCCCATCCATGTCCAGCCTGAGACCCAA AAAAATGGCTACAAACTTTCTCATGCACGAGAAAATCTGGTTTGACAAGTTTAAATATGACGATGCAGAAAGGAGATTCTACGAGCAGATGAATGGGCCTGTGACCGCTGGCTCTCGGCAG GAGAATGGCGCCAGCGTGATCCTCCGAGACATTGCAAGAGCCAGAGAGAACATCCAGAAATCCTTGGCTGGA AGTTCAGGCCCTGGAGCCTCCAGTGGACCTGGTGGAGACCACAGTGACCTCATTGTGCGGATTGCCAGTCTGGAAGTAGAGAACCAGAACCTTCGAGGCG TGGTGCAAGATTTGCAGCAGGCCATTTCCAAGTTGGAGGTCCGGCTGAGCACTCTGGAGAAGAGTTCACCTACTCACCGAGCTACAGCCCCACAGACCCAA CATGTCTCTCCTATGCGTCAAGTGGAGCCCCCAGCCAAGAAAGGAGCCACACCAGCAGAGGACGACGAGGACAATGACATTGACCTGTTCGGCagtgatgaggaagaggaagataagGAGGCTGCCCGACTACGGGAAGAGAGGCTACGCCAGTACGCAGAGAAGAAGGCCAAGAAGCCCACACTGGTGGCCAAATCCTCCATCCTCTTGGATGTTAAACCT TGGGATGATGAGACAGACATGGCCCAGCTAGAGACTTGTGTGCGTTCCATCCAATTGGACGGACTGGTTTGGGGGGCCTCCAAGCTCGTGCCTGTCGGCTATGGTATCCGGAAGCTGCAGATCCAGTGTGTGGTAGAGGATGACAAAGTGGGCACCGACTTGCTCGAAGAGGAGATCACCAAGTTTGAGGAGCATGTAAGTGGGCATGGGCACAAGGGAAGGGAAGACGGTGGACCTGGGACACTGGCTCCTGCTGCCCCACAGCCCCCAGGGAGGATGAGCCGGCAGGCCTCGGGCAGCGACCGCAGCTCTGCCCTTTGTCTCCATCCGCAGGTGCAGAGTGTCGACATTGCAGCCTTCAACAAGATCTGA